tccattttggttttaggaagcttctaaaagccaaaaaagtgtgcatagaaaaaaaaggattcattgacacaaaaaatctttactcgcctaaagaaaatttttacttaccccaagaaattttttgcattgtgaattgaaaacaaaaatttatttagaactagaaaaaattgcttggtgcaagaaattatatattgaccaaaaaaatcttttctcgctccaagacaatttttgtatataattcataacccgatgaaaaaagatttcatgcaattgtatagaattatataccaattatatatggactagggtgatccaaaaaataacaaactttttttttttcttccaaacaggttcaaaagtttcatttagataaaaaaagacgcctgtgaaaattagagctcttaatattaacattaagaggttcctcatcgcacttttctatttcccataagaataacatgggaaaaattttttttacgtcttctgatttttataagtagctaacgatgcgtcataggaataaatgaCAGGCAttattttgtagggaattgaatgctctacaaaaaaagattcttaccattttttgaggaatctatttgttcaaaagttatttgaggttgaagtcgaattcatattaaatattgagATTTCCTACTTTtctggcgaaactatcagacttattacaaaatatcatcagaccttttttgtagacaattttattccctaaaagttatttttaataaagttttttcgaattcctcattgttttctagttatttttattttaatgtcaagctcttaaaatcgatcagaagactatttttttatgagcatgacattaaaatgaaaataactagaaaacaatgcggaattcgaaaaaactttattaaaaataacttttagggaataaaattgtctacaaaaaaggtctgatgatattttgtaataagtctgatagtttcgccggaaaagtagaaaatctcaaaatttaatatgaattcgacttcaacctcaaataacttttgaacaaataggttcctcaaaaaatgataagaatctttttttgtagagcattcgattccctacaaaataatgcctgccatttattcctatgacgcatcgttagctacttataaaaatcagaagacgtaaaaaaaatttttcccatgttattcttatgggaaataaaaaagtgcgatgaggaacctcttaatgttaatattaagagctctaattttcacaggcgtctttttttatctaaatgaaacttttgaacctgtttggaagaaaaaaaaaaaatttgttatttcttGGATCAGCCtaatatagactatatataattggatagaaaaaatggcccgatccaattgtatacaagtctatatagaaattgtatacaattctatacaaattgtatacaattctatataattatatacaattctatatattgcaattatatagaattgtatataattatatagaattgtatataatttgtataaaattgtatataattatatagacttgtatacaatttgtatagaattgtatacaatttctatacagttgtatacaattggatcgggccattttttgtatataattttatacaattgtataaaatcttttttcatcgggaatgcgaaaaattttttggtgcaaattaaaattttttgcggcaagaaatcctttttttctgcatattttataaatttagtagtgatatttggaCAGTCATGTAGTGATTGGCTAGTagttgtttgcagcatcgacttgaaattagcttgtttcgactggctgtagagacactgaaagtTTAAGTTCCGATGCAGTTACCATGAAAATGAATATTCCAGTATTTaataagtttcttaaaaatttattattttcattaaggATAAAACTGACAGTATTCGAACATCACTTGTAGCAAAAAAACACTTTGCAGGGTCATCCAATAATAGTAATACCTTTGCTACACTCATTAATATTCAACCAATGAAATCTGACGAGGTCAACTTTCCACCTTTTAGCGCTAATggtataacataaaaaatttttgttttataacaAAGAAAGTCTACGccgaaaaaaacaattttttggcgtaagaaaaatttttcattatgaaatgaagacaaaaatattctagccctatgaaaatttttgttttcaattcataatgcaaacaatttctcaagtaaaaattttttgcaccaagaaatctttttttttgtactaagAAATTTCTGTTATTGGgattttacagcaaaattATCACAGAAAGAAATAGAAGCATCCTGGTCGAAACAATTAGATGGATTTGTAAATAGTACTACTAATAATCATGCAGTTAATGGCAAATACACTCAACATGACTTGAATGCTGTCACTAAAAAACGATTGATACattttgaagataaaaataataataatgatagtagtaataataatgatactaATAGAGAATCAGACAGCTCTCGTTTAAATGACTCATTGGTACCGAAAGTTATTCATCAATCAGCAAAATCAAAAGTATTATCTAATCATGATGGAATTAATTTAAGcaaaagtattaattacaACCTTATTCCGATAggtaattaacaaattattttaaattgatattgtcagctTATAAATACTACTGCGTTACTTAACTTCCGCTTTGCCTAGTCGTTGAAAAAGCTAATTTTATCCACGAGTCTGAAAATAGCCGCGACGGCAGTTTGCATGTTTCAAACAGTTTAATTACATCTCCGGgatatctattttattaaattttttgaataattataaaatgacaACATTACAAAATATTCCGTTGTTTGTACTTCAACATAAATGGAGTAGTGATGTGGATTCTAATGTGcaagataattttatatcacCTCAAAACACCATAAATTCATTCAATCGTAAGCCAAATCTGTTGTTTTTCTGTATatctattcatatatatatatacatatatttatttgtgtgTGGGTATGGgtagtaaaaatattgtttgttgttatttatttattattattatttttaatggtaaaaaataacAGGCACATTAGACTGTGTCGAATAAAATCGATTTCTTTTTTCGGTCCCATACAAAATACGTTGTATCCCTGATTAAAGAAAATGATtgtgaaaattgacgacaaaaaaaaattattgtgaaaatttgagcgcttaatattgatattaagtgcccgtgtaaaaaaaaattgttgaaaaaaggtcaaaaaagtgttgactattctaaacttcaaaacttgacacaatgacgaacttattttaaacaattttcaaacttctgaaaacacacagaaaaaaacatttgacaTGATACTAcgaattaacatttttcagtgcaaaatacgttcagaaaaaactgattttgaaCTATTTCTGAACGTTTTTCGTTTCAGCATATGTTAATAATGTGaggataatatttattgatacttctcttgaatttttaaaagtttaaaaagcgctcaaaaaaagttcgtagttgtgtcacgttttgaagtttagaatagtcaacacttttttgacctttatttaacaattttttttacacgggagtATCATtgcaatttttgatttctttAGAAcgagcgggtttttgtctcataactcttaaacaatcgagataaacgaaataGATTTGAAtgcattttttgtaggaaattaaatgttctacaaaaaaggtctgattgaaattttttgtcagatgaaccgtttccttataatcatgccTTGAACATAGGtatgattttacaattttattgttcaactttgaaatttcgtaattaatgtaaaaatcagattctgaaaaaaaaaaccaataaatattctcaaaggaaattaaatggtctataaaaaaagtctcttaacaatttaCATTACAAtgaatgttaattaataaaagtagtGTAATACAGATATTAGTAATACATTATACATATGATACATAATACATACATCAATATATCACTCCatcatcaaataaaaaatttcattagagATTTTGACCAAATCACGCATTCTCTTCGCTCAACAAGAACTCAAAACATGCTTTACGGAAAGTAGGAAAAGACGGTTGTGAAGTGCAGTATGAAGGTAATCGATTCCATATTCTAATCGcacattaattacaaaattttaaagttgaacaataaaattgtaaaatcataccaatgttcaaggcatgattataaggaaacggttcatctgacaaaaaattttaatcagaccttttttgtagaacatttaatttcctacaaaaaatgtatccaagtctatttcgtttatctcgattgtttgagagttatgagacaaagACCCGctcattctaaaaaaataaaaaattgcaatgatacacctcttaatatcaatattaagggcttaaattttcacaataatttttttttgtcatcccaaataatattttcacattatcgttaaaaaaaaaaaaatagttcatttttttgccCCAGTCCAATATACACTATAactataatatttattcactGATGATAGAATATAACACATAtcattaaaattgttattatgattatCATTAAAGACATTTATAatcaaaacaataataaattgataattttagatgatttattcgaaaaatatGACAACAATAAAATGATTCGAAAGGACAATGGAAAATCACTTGATTTAGGAACAGAAGTTGAAGTTCTTGTGGGCTCTGAACTACGACATGGTGTCATTCGTTGGATTGATAATTCACCGGGGGCTAATACTAGTAAAATTATGGCAGCTATTGAATTTGTAAGTTACTTCATTAGATTCAATATATTCACATGATTTTTGAACCCTGTCACAATGCAGGGCGAATCCTTTacgactaaaataaaaaataaatactgtcATCTCCATGTTCATTGTACGTTAAATTTGCGTTGGTTTCAGAAAGATGACCCTCATTTACAAGGTACAGATGAAGCTTACAGCGACGTTAAACATTTGAATCGTAAATTAAATAGATCAATATGTACAGATACTAAATCTTGCCAACAGTCTAACATAACACCTGTAAGTATAAAttgtttgtaattaaaattgttcTAAAcacgaattagtgaaaataagtgaatattcacttattcatatttatttagagAGTACTATTGGTGTTTATggtgacaattttttaattattttcttttcattaaAAGACAGACGATTCATTATTGAGAGTAAATGATGACAATTTAAGTAAAAcggaaaatttattgatcaaAGGTATTGTAAGACCGATATGTGTTGAGGAAGGTCTTGAAAATATTTGTGGTAAATATCGTGGTATTCAAGGTCATCACAATTCATGTTATTTAGACGCAACATTGTTTAGTATGTTTGCTTTTACAAGTGTCTTTGATAATTTACTCTTCAGGTAATTAATCtcacactgagagaaaaaaatttatattttcaagaaaaactTCTTAATTTAAGGAGggtctatagtaatttttgtccgaGCTTTTCTCTCAAACTAACCCTCTAAACGCAAAACTAAGAACCAGGCTTGATGCTTTCCCTAGTAGCAATGGAATTGGGCAAGATACTTGGAGAAGCAATTTGTAAAGAATTGGACAATTCTCGACCAAGACACTTGATCAAGATTCTTTATCCAGACTAGcgacagacttgggccaatcTATGACCGGAATTTGACCAGATTCTTGGCCCAGAGTCTTGACATAGACTTGCGCGAGAAACGCAAAAGACGACGAGCGCGCACCTATTTCCCTCCTTTCCACTTGAATGTGAAAAGTATAGTGTTGCAGTGGTTCTCATTTATAGTCTAGTcaacaagtttaaaaatgttattttttttacaattacgCATTGAGTTTGCAGTaatacctaaaaaaaattgatttctagaattttctagcacttataaaaattgctatttttatttgtaaaaaaaaaaaaaattttgtcaaatttaatgACGAATTCAATAAGCTGTCActcgtatttttaaaaaaaccagaTTCATTTTCTACAGAGAACTCACTTCTCGACTACAGTATTGTAAATGAAACTAATGTATGTAGAATGAGAACCTCTACTTCATAGGATAGTCCCAAAGTTTAGCAATAGATGGCCCCAGATTTCTGGTCGAATTCTTGACAAATTCTGACCACAGTCTGGCTCAAGTCTTGACCAATAATCTTGGTCAAGAATCTGGACCAATTCTTGACCTAAAATCTTTCTAAAGTATCTTTCTAAAGTACCTTGATCCATGCTGGCACAAGGCCTTTACCAAATTGCTACTCGGGTTACTCTATAAACTAGCAGTCTacgttttgatttttgaaaaatattcatttgtttaagagaaaagcgtggacaaagtttccatttactgcgcTAATGCAGCAAGGATAGTTCCGTTTGTTGACTTAagtgtattaattattataataatgtgATGGTAACCATAATGTAGCTATTTCACATATAAccataattttattcgatgcaatgtttttttcatcataaattATCAAGATTTCTTAGTGTGTTTGTTCATTATTAGATCAATGTtcatgagtatttttaacaaatactacattttaattaataacaatttaaccCTGTACAATTTTCCACCAAATAATTAGCTgatcattcaaattttggcatttaacttaaaattttgaccattttttttgttctatagccttgagaatttttgagaatgtcaaaaaaaatttttattttgtaattaatttttatttgaaagtttgaaataatcaaataatgagaaatctacttccatttcggctgccgaatgacctttttttatctaatattGTACAGATTAGTTTTGTACCTTAACAaacattttctttataaataaataattttaccctACCTAAGATTCGAACCTAGACCGATCACGCGAGATTTATCACGCTCAGCCACGGTGGCTTATTGGAAATCATGTTTATAATATACTCTTAAGTTACTCGTCGTTGCTTGTCatcttgaatattaatttacacaactaaataagaaaattttaatatttaatagtgTATAGAAGTAgctctcgaaaaaattaatatattttatatttttatcaatgccaatgagaaattttattttggtatggaaacaaatttttttataattatatctttcttcaattcctttttttttcatttaaccaAATTATTGCATTatcaaagtttttaattgtaatgaatttgaaaaagtattaactaaattgaataaatatttgcttGCCTTAAGTAATTGATGCTTctagaaatttattactaaagcGAAGCAGTAGTTTActtgaatttgattttttttctctcagtgtaacTTCATGatcaagatttttaaaagGTTTTTgtactaataaaatttgttcttCTATTAGACCTCCGACTGAAAAAGACTGTGCGCAATATGAAGAAGTACAGCGAGTATTACGAGAAGAAATAGTAAATCctcttcgaaaaaatatatttgttcaTGCAAATCGTGTTATGAAATTAAGAACATTGCTCGAAGAATTGTCATCAGTGTCTGGATTAACGAGTGAAGAAAAGGATCCTGAAGAATTTCTCACTTCATTAGTCGCTCAGATATTGAATGCGGaaccttttttaaaattaagctCTGGTCAAGATGCATACCATTATCAGCTTTTTGTTGAAAAAGATGATCATCTGAATTTACCTACTGTACAACAATTACTTGAACAAAGCTTTTTGACAAGTAATATTAGACTGAAAGAAGTTCCATCTTGTTTGATAATACAAATGCCCCGTTTTGGAAAGTCATTCAAAATGTATTCAAAAATACAGCCGACCCTTTTACTTGATGTCACGGATATCATCGAAGATTGTAGAGTATTATAATAGTATTTTATACGTCTTGTGAAATCGGTATTATACTCAAGTATGGGTTCGCGGCACGAGCGAAACGAGTCTTGCCAACACACGAGTATAACACTCGATCTCACTAGATGTAACAATAGTTTATGTAATTAATGCACGGAGAAAAACGCCGTTATGTGGTTCCTggttaaaaactccgattgaatctgattgGAAAATTCTAATTGGATTTAATCGGAAAGTTTCGAATTAATCCAATTGAAAAGTAGAGGAGAGTGGGGTCAATTGAACCAAAAatactttaacattttttttttagatgaataacagcaaaataacttttttttctacgaaattatactttattatatAGACTATCATTTCTCATAAGCACATAACTTAACAAacgatgaaaatttttaataaatacgaaAATGTACAACTGCATCAAATGGTTCAATCGTCCCCTTTGCGGGGGCAATTGGAGCACTAGTCGGGGACAATTGAACTAAGAGTATTAAAACCACAAACGAATGgctttaatgaataatttactatttatattaCAGCTGAAAACTGAAATTACAATACTTCTAATAATATTGATCATTTTATATAACATTATATGTTATAACAATCACTTTTACAACTTCTGTcaatataactattttttttctcggttAGTTTAGCTTTTTTTCACACTCAGTCAAGGTGCGCGCGCATGTCTGATGCCTACAGTGGGGCTCGTGTGGTTCAACCGTCCCCGAGAGTACTGGTTCAATTGACCCcatatgattttattgaaagaattagtttaaaaaaaaatattcaagaacTATTTTATTAGATGTAAAGCTAGAAATTTATGACTAATATATGAAAGAaggtattacaaaaaaaattttaagattacatttgaaaattaaaaacttattaaacaatttgtcaagagctgaaaaaaaagttcagatgCCTAAAAACacaaacttgaatttttttaaattaaatcatcaTATTGGTTCCAAATTTTGGTCATACTTAGGTTTagtgtattaaaatataattccaagaGGACGACTCATTTTTCTATtgtttttcgatttttcaagctTACTGGTTCAATTGCCCCTTGGTTCAACTGACCCCACTCTTCCCTAATCAGGAATCGGAAAGtcaatcggaaaaaaaaattattacttttcgattgaatttgattaaattattgctatcgtatttaattgaattctatcggaaaataatcggaatttattatttttcgattaaattCGATTCACtctgattgaaaaatttcaatccgTTACTTAAAATGCTTCCGAACAATTCTGATTGAACGTTTGTTTCCGATTGAGTTTGAATCGGATTTGATcggaatttttaatcaggggtaTCAATTAATAGAGATATGCAAGGTTACAAACTTCAGCTGATGTTGCATTGATCTACATATGCTCGCATTACTTAAATGCGTATGTGCAGTCTAGAGATTTTGGTCACGTTAATAAGGCAGCTAAACTAAAAATGACGTCATACAATAGGGAGGTAATAGATTCGATAGTGACTAGAATTATGGAGTAGGGTTAGCATGGGCTCCACCCATTTCActaaaatttcatgatttaataaaagggttccatgacaactgatcccaGACAACTGATCCCCGACAAGTGATCACACGACAATTGATCCCAAAGACAACTGATCCCACGGGCAACTGATCCCACAAACAACTGGTACAACTGACAACTGATCCCACCAATCTCATATAATATGATGTTACACATATTTTTGTAtcttacattaataataatacttaattattttcacaataataatgaatataattttatttaaaaattaataattactctttaaacatgaattagtgtaaattgcattaattacgttagtggagcagtattcacttcctaatcagtgtatttaaataacaaatcagtgaattctcactaataaatttagtactataaattttactagcaaattagtgattttcactactgaactagcgatattttcataatttttacaattgaaactgttattcacttcttaatttatgaatttcacaatttcactagtaactttaactagcaaataattaaatattttactagatataaatataattaataattatggtactatttttttaaattttaataaataactttcaaaataaaaaaaaatagaagttcccatattcactttttaatttagtggattctcatattcacttatcaaatcagtgaattctaatattcacatattcatttagtgaatattcactaattctgcgtggtacgtttgtagcattgacaattagtgaatattcacttgaaattagtgaaaaatcactaattcatatttagagagtagtttcacaataatattaaatattgattcattttaaaattaattaatatttacacaataataatatatattgatttattttaaaatctatagttaatattatatattcaatattttataattaaaaaggcataatatattttattttcgaatatcGCTGCATCTTGTGAATACGTATTACATGCGATCGGTGGGATCTATTGTCAGTTAGACCAGGTGTCAGTGGGATCAGTTGTCGGTGGGATCAGATGTCGGTGGGATCACTTGTCGTTGTATCAAATTACTGGGATCAGGT
The Microplitis mediator isolate UGA2020A chromosome 6, iyMicMedi2.1, whole genome shotgun sequence genome window above contains:
- the LOC130670172 gene encoding ubiquitin carboxyl-terminal hydrolase CYLD: MMDKWSMYDNMNLSTLPCHYVSIRDTIVSRVSGECDQSVSPLRVGMLVEAKEIKSDGGMRISVKDTSNYEVWHKTEWKCHRIDFVPVTEKVWYFLAAVSIPQERVRLAQNTKFCEDVDNLKINHKVWYYPEPNSAKRYKAVIKFIGPVEELGPGFYFGLELLDKTDSIRTSLVAKKHFAGSSNNSNTFATLINIQPMKSDEVNFPPFSANAKLSQKEIEASWSKQLDGFVNSTTNNHAVNGKYTQHDLNAVTKKRLIHFEDKNNNNDSSNNNDTNRESDSSRLNDSLVPKVIHQSAKSKVLSNHDGINLSKSINYNLIPIDDLFEKYDNNKMIRKDNGKSLDLGTEVEVLVGSELRHGVIRWIDNSPGANTSKIMAAIEFKDDPHLQGTDEAYSDVKHLNRKLNRSICTDTKSCQQSNITPTDDSLLRVNDDNLSKTENLLIKGIVRPICVEEGLENICGKYRGIQGHHNSCYLDATLFSMFAFTSVFDNLLFRPPTEKDCAQYEEVQRVLREEIVNPLRKNIFVHANRVMKLRTLLEELSSVSGLTSEEKDPEEFLTSLVAQILNAEPFLKLSSGQDAYHYQLFVEKDDHLNLPTVQQLLEQSFLTSNIRLKEVPSCLIIQMPRFGKSFKMYSKIQPTLLLDVTDIIEDSPRQCTVCGKLAEYECKECYGQRGLGLESIAFCTSCLDQVHRHERRTNHESKKLIVPTEFTILQEHCPVPRLFLELSAVVCIETSHYVSFVKCGSGSEAPWCFFDSMADREGEQNGFNIPEMVSCPDFPYWLSEEGAKYLAESTDDRQLPEYAKRLLCDAYMCMYQSSDVMMYK